In Anaerolineales bacterium, one DNA window encodes the following:
- a CDS encoding ROK family protein produces the protein MKNNHHLYGGIEGGGTKFVCAVSMGPNNICAEARFQTTLPEETMAQAVDFFKQQEESLGKLSAIGFACFGPLDPNPASPTYGHILPTPKPGWTGANVVRILSSAFDVPIAFDTDVNGAALGEWRWGKGQGLQTFIYLTIGTGIGGGAYVGGNLLHGLIHPEMGHIAVKHDFDKDPFSGTCPFHDDCFEGLASGVAIKKRWGQPSHTLPKDHPAWELESDYIAQALASYSFTLSPQRIIIGGGVGTLPHLLPGIQVRTRELINGYIQSPVILENIESYIVSPGLGNRSGMLGAIALAEQVLQES, from the coding sequence ATGAAAAACAATCATCATCTATATGGCGGCATCGAAGGCGGCGGCACAAAATTTGTCTGCGCTGTCAGCATGGGGCCCAACAATATCTGCGCAGAAGCCCGCTTTCAAACCACGCTACCCGAAGAGACAATGGCCCAGGCTGTGGATTTCTTCAAACAGCAGGAGGAGAGCCTCGGTAAACTTTCCGCCATTGGATTTGCATGCTTCGGTCCGCTCGACCCGAATCCTGCCTCGCCGACCTATGGGCATATCCTTCCGACGCCAAAACCCGGCTGGACAGGTGCGAACGTGGTGCGAATTTTGTCTTCAGCATTCGATGTTCCCATCGCTTTTGACACGGATGTCAATGGTGCGGCATTGGGTGAATGGCGCTGGGGCAAGGGCCAGGGACTGCAAACGTTCATTTATCTCACGATTGGCACAGGCATCGGAGGCGGTGCATATGTCGGCGGAAACCTCCTGCACGGATTGATACACCCCGAAATGGGGCATATTGCCGTCAAGCATGATTTTGATAAAGATCCATTCAGTGGGACCTGTCCATTTCACGACGACTGCTTTGAAGGCCTCGCCTCGGGTGTTGCCATCAAAAAACGATGGGGACAACCAAGCCACACTCTTCCAAAGGATCATCCCGCCTGGGAACTTGAATCGGATTACATTGCACAGGCACTGGCAAGCTATTCGTTCACCCTTTCTCCACAACGGATCATCATCGGCGGCGGCGTAGGCACATTGCCGCATCTCCTGCCCGGGATCCAGGTCAGGACGCGGGAACTCATCAACGGCTATATCCAGTCGCCCGTCATCCTTGAAAACATCGAATCCTACATCGTCTCACCGGGGTTGGGGAATCGCTCGGGCATGCTGGGCGCCATTGCGCTGGCGGAGCAGGTTTTACAGGAATCATGA
- the treS gene encoding maltose alpha-D-glucosyltransferase yields the protein MMDNNLWYKNAVFYEISVRSFKDSNGDGRGDLHGVAEKLDYLQTLGIDCIWLMPIYPSPLNDDGYDIADYYNVDESYGSLDDLKELIAKAHQRNIRIIMDLVLNHTSDQHPWFQASRSDPDSPYRDYYVWSDTDQKYKDARIIFLDTETSNWTWDEKAGKYFWHRFYSSQPDLNFDNPKVQEEMFNVARFWLDLGIHGFRADAVPYLFEREGTNCENLPETHAYLKKLRAFMDKHYPDRILLCEANQGPEDVRPYFGDGDEFHMGFHFPIMPRIYMALKKERYEDMADIMQRTPPIPENCQWCTFLRNHDELTLEMVTPEERRWMWEQYAPELRMKLNLGIRRRLTPLLDNDRRKIELANSLLFTLPGSPILYYGDEIGMGDNLDLPDRNGVRTPMQWDDSPNAGFSEVKPYSELVKGKLGHQNINVASQINDPNSLFNSIKRMIAIRKKHDAFGSSGMEWIETGNPHVAAYIRQHGEDIMLILNNLSRSTQIVKLPLQYQNTYLDLFAGHMHIISNELMLEPYSHLWLQMKK from the coding sequence ATGATGGACAATAATCTCTGGTACAAAAACGCAGTCTTTTATGAAATCTCCGTGCGCTCCTTCAAGGACAGCAACGGCGACGGGCGCGGCGACCTGCACGGTGTCGCGGAAAAACTCGATTACCTGCAAACCCTCGGCATCGATTGCATCTGGCTCATGCCGATCTATCCCTCGCCGCTCAACGACGACGGTTATGACATCGCGGATTATTATAACGTGGATGAATCCTACGGCTCGCTGGATGACCTGAAGGAGTTGATCGCCAAGGCGCACCAGCGGAACATACGCATCATCATGGACCTGGTGCTGAATCACACCTCCGATCAGCATCCCTGGTTCCAGGCTTCCCGCTCCGACCCCGACTCGCCGTACCGCGATTACTATGTCTGGAGTGACACCGACCAAAAATACAAGGATGCGCGCATCATCTTTCTGGATACCGAAACCTCCAACTGGACATGGGACGAAAAAGCGGGCAAATATTTCTGGCATCGTTTTTATTCCAGCCAGCCGGACTTGAATTTTGATAATCCCAAAGTGCAGGAGGAGATGTTTAACGTGGCGCGTTTTTGGCTGGATCTGGGAATTCACGGCTTCCGCGCTGATGCGGTTCCTTATCTCTTTGAGCGCGAAGGCACCAACTGCGAGAACCTGCCCGAAACCCACGCCTACCTTAAAAAACTGCGCGCCTTCATGGACAAGCATTATCCAGACCGCATCCTGCTTTGCGAAGCGAACCAGGGACCCGAAGATGTGCGCCCGTATTTCGGCGACGGCGACGAATTCCACATGGGATTCCACTTCCCCATCATGCCTCGCATTTACATGGCGCTTAAAAAGGAACGCTACGAAGACATGGCGGACATCATGCAACGTACGCCGCCCATTCCTGAAAATTGTCAGTGGTGTACCTTCCTGCGCAATCATGATGAACTCACGCTGGAGATGGTCACACCCGAAGAACGCCGGTGGATGTGGGAACAGTACGCGCCCGAACTGCGCATGAAACTCAACCTTGGCATCCGCCGCCGCCTCACACCGTTGCTGGATAACGACCGCCGCAAGATCGAACTTGCCAATTCCCTGCTGTTCACTTTGCCCGGTTCGCCCATCCTTTACTATGGCGATGAGATCGGCATGGGCGACAATCTCGACCTGCCCGACCGAAACGGCGTTCGTACGCCGATGCAATGGGATGATTCGCCGAATGCCGGGTTTTCTGAAGTCAAGCCGTATTCAGAACTCGTCAAAGGCAAACTTGGACATCAGAACATCAATGTCGCCAGCCAGATCAACGATCCAAATTCGTTATTCAACTCCATCAAGCGTATGATCGCCATTCGCAAGAAGCATGATGCGTTCGGGAGCAGCGGCATGGAGTGGATCGAAACCGGTAATCCCCATGTCGCCGCCTATATACGCCAGCACGGGGAGGATATCATGCTGATCCTGAACAATCTAAGTCGATCCACCCAAATCGTGAAACTCCCGCTACAATATCAGAATACCTACCTGGACCTTTTCGCAGGCCACATGCATATCATCTCCAATGAACTTATGCTCGAACCCTATTCCCATCTCTGGCTGCAAATGAAGAAATGA